The sequence below is a genomic window from uncultured Umboniibacter sp..
ACCAATTCTTACACGAACTCGATGCGGATGAACCAAATTTCCCGCCTTCAACTCAACAGCCTAGTGCTATCGATATTCGCATTAACTATGTGAGTCGCAAGGGTAAGCGAAAGGCTTTAACTCTCGAGCTTACTGATTTCCCTGGTGAATGGCTTGTGGATACCGCTTTGCTTAAGATGAGCTATTCCGAGTGGAATAGTTGGCAGACTAAAATTTGGAGCCAAACAGAGCAAAATGAGATTACAGCGATGCTTGGACGGCTTCAGCTAGGCGTAGATACAGGAACCGAAGGAGGCTCGGATGCCGAGGCAAGACATTCTGAAGCCAGCAGCCTTTGTTTTCCGAGCGATGAATTGCTCTCGGTATTCGCGCAATATCGAAATTTTCTACAGTCCAAACGTTCAGAGTCAGGCGGCACACTCTACACCCCAGGACAAGTAACCGTCCCGAATGATAGCGTTGATGTATTTCCTGTTCCCATTTTCAATGTTGACGATTCAGATCGCAGCAAAGCGCTTTTAACGCTCATGGAGTCTCGTTACAACGAGTACGTTAAAACATCCGTTAAACCCTTCTATGAGAACCATATAAAAGGACTAGATAGGCAGGTACTGCTCGTAGACGTTCAATCCGTGCTTCATCACGGCAAGAAGCGTAAGGAGGAGGTGTCTGAAGCACTCGCATTAATCATGGGGCAAGTGATGTTCACTGAAGCGCACTCGCTAATGAATTGGTTAAGTCCGCACGTAGATAAGATCATGATCTACGCAACGAAGGCGGATCTAGTCCTCCCTGAAGACCACGAGGAAATGCGCCGTGTGGTGCAGCAGGTAGCACAGGATACCATTCGATATACCCAAACACAGGGTGCTAGTGTGCACGTCGAGGCCGTCGCGGCGATGCGAGTAACGCGTTACAGCAGGGAAGAGACTGGTGAATTTTTAACTGCCAGGACGGCTGAAGGAGAGTTCGTTCGCTTTCAAAATCCTACACTGATTGGCGCAGACTCACTTAATTACGATAGTTTCAAGCAATACGCTTTGCCGCAATTACAACCTAGGGTTAAGCACGGCGTACCGGAGCATCTCCGAATGGATGTGGCCATTGAACAAATATTGGGGGACTGGCTACGATGAGCAGCGTGAAGCGAACCGGACATATTGAGTTTACGACAGAGTTTGAAGTACCGGCTTCTGGGAATAGAGAAGGCAAGGTAGAGACCGCTGATGCCGAAGCATCGGCGATTCAGGAAAGAGAACAGAGTGAGTCTTGGCCGACATCACCCGCAATTTCTGATGATTCAAAGGGTTCAAGAGGAACGACAGTCAGCAGCCGCGTTATCTTTTGGAGTCGCTGGTTTTCGGTTGGTATTGCAACAATCATCGTTATTGAAGGTTACCGACTGCTAAATTTTGCGTGGGAAGTTAACACTGTCTTTGGCGGAGCCATCACAGTGTTAATCGCCGGTTTAGTCGGCGCTGCTGGCTTTAGGCTTTGGCGATGGCGCCTCGCTGGAAAACAACTGAGTAACTACGAGACACTGCGCACCGATGCTGAACGCGCGCTAGTGCAACGTTCAGTGAAGCTAAAGAACGCCTGGCAGAAGGATGCTGAGCGGTATTTTAATAATCCTGATATGCAGCGATTGCTAACTAAAGTATCAAACGATGCAGGGGATTACGGCGACAGCCGTGAATTCGTTCTAGCAATCGATCGGGCTTTGTGCCAACACCAAGATAAGCAGGCCCAGAAACTCATTGCTGAAACGGCAAAAAAATCGGCGTTGGCGGTTGGAATTAGCCCCTTTGCAACGTTAGACATGATGCTGGTGTTTTGGCATTCGCTTCGGCTGGTCGACGGCATTGCCAAAATATACGGGTTACGTCCGAACGGTCGCGTACGTTATCAGCTAGCGCACAAGATGCTGCGGAATACATTTTCCATGGGAGCATCTGAGATTGGCTTACAGACTATTCTGCCTGAACTGGGACTGGGTATGGGCTCTCAGTTACTTGGTCGGGTTGGTCAGGGTATTGGCGCGGGAGTTCTGATGTCTCGCTTAGGGCTTGAGGCACTCAACGCGGTTAGACCGGTCCCGTTTCATGAGTCGCCGCCAAAACTCAAGAGCATTGTTCGGGGGATTACCCAACGCGCTACAACGGAAGAGCTTGAAGCAATGGGCGTGACGAGAGTTTTGGGTGAGAAGACGCAGGTAAAGCGTGGCTAGTATATTTTGTACCGGCGTTGACAGGCCAGTAATATCGGGCCGAAGTTAAGTAAGTTACCAAACACTGAACAAGACCTTACGCGAATAATTAAGAACAAATTTACGACACAATTAATGATGAATTAACCTTAGAGGGAATAACCATGGATAGTAACAAAGCGATTAAAGCGGCAATTATTGCGTCATTGTTAATGGGTACATCGGCAGCCTTGGCGAATCAAGAATTTGAGTTCAGCTCAACGTTTGATCTAACTACGGTGGATGTTCAGGAACTGCAACTTCAACTCGACGTTGGGAAATTAGATTTTAACGTTGTGGACAACAACTCGTTGTCGATCACAGCGTTCATCGACGGGGATGACTGTACTGGAGACAGCGAAGCCGATCCGAAGGTGGAAGCTAAGTTACGCGGTGATGTGCTTGAAGTCAGTGTTGATCATCAAGACTGCGTGGCTGACTTTACGATCGCAGCTCCGCGAACGCTTAAGACCAAAGTAGAAATGGGTGTCGGCGAATTGAAAGCTACCGCTGGTGACAACTTTAGAAGTACCGTCGGTGTTGGTGAAGTCACTATCCACGTTGATAGTGCTAGCTTTAGTCGAATCGACGCGGACGTGGGTGTAGGTGAGGTAGATCTTCGCTTAGACGACGGACGTGTTACTGAAAGTGATCGTTGGTTTGTCAATGAGAGCCTGACCTGGAGAGGAGACGGTGAAGCACGTCTTGAGGTTGAACTAGGCGTCGGCGAAATTAGTATTCGCGAAGCTGAGTAACGAGTATAAGCTTGCTAAGCTAACGGCTGCTCTGATTGGAGTGGTCGGAATAGCGGTAAGATAAAAAAGGGTTTGGCTGAGAGGTCAGCCCTTTTATTTAATGTACATTATTTAACATAATATACATTATGCGTAGTGATAGATTACTTAATCAGGAAGATTGACCACAACCGCAACAGAGGCCTGACTATTGAATTTGAAGGTGCTATTAACCTTAGGGGTTGTCTCTGTGTCGCTTGAGGAAACAGCTGACGTAGTTAACATAGAATAAATTCGGGACAGTGTTTTTTGTGAGCCTAGCTGCAATCCACTGAATGAAGCGTACTTTATGCGTGCATCTGTCCCGAATTGTAATGTTAACCTCCATCTGAAAGTTAACTTGGTACGATTAGCTAAAGAACCCTGCGGATTAGCTGGAAACAGTATTCTCTTCAGCGTTGCAACCT
It includes:
- a CDS encoding YcjF family protein, which translates into the protein MSSVKRTGHIEFTTEFEVPASGNREGKVETADAEASAIQEREQSESWPTSPAISDDSKGSRGTTVSSRVIFWSRWFSVGIATIIVIEGYRLLNFAWEVNTVFGGAITVLIAGLVGAAGFRLWRWRLAGKQLSNYETLRTDAERALVQRSVKLKNAWQKDAERYFNNPDMQRLLTKVSNDAGDYGDSREFVLAIDRALCQHQDKQAQKLIAETAKKSALAVGISPFATLDMMLVFWHSLRLVDGIAKIYGLRPNGRVRYQLAHKMLRNTFSMGASEIGLQTILPELGLGMGSQLLGRVGQGIGAGVLMSRLGLEALNAVRPVPFHESPPKLKSIVRGITQRATTEELEAMGVTRVLGEKTQVKRG
- a CDS encoding YcjX family protein — encoded protein: MKLSKSSLRRKLSQVGSSFDDLVDQGKSLTSHHWERLRHQRLKVGVAGLSGAGKSTFITSLIAQLRGFDEATLTSLSASVEGRLRAVELLALSKHREVLTAFAVDQFLHELDADEPNFPPSTQQPSAIDIRINYVSRKGKRKALTLELTDFPGEWLVDTALLKMSYSEWNSWQTKIWSQTEQNEITAMLGRLQLGVDTGTEGGSDAEARHSEASSLCFPSDELLSVFAQYRNFLQSKRSESGGTLYTPGQVTVPNDSVDVFPVPIFNVDDSDRSKALLTLMESRYNEYVKTSVKPFYENHIKGLDRQVLLVDVQSVLHHGKKRKEEVSEALALIMGQVMFTEAHSLMNWLSPHVDKIMIYATKADLVLPEDHEEMRRVVQQVAQDTIRYTQTQGASVHVEAVAAMRVTRYSREETGEFLTARTAEGEFVRFQNPTLIGADSLNYDSFKQYALPQLQPRVKHGVPEHLRMDVAIEQILGDWLR